The sequence ATAAAtcgtagctctgcattcccttaggaacgacttcggagGTTTTTCACCGTTACTTAGGTGAATAAATCGTTTCATCATTGCACTCAAAGGTGCCAACTCACTTTATTACATTGAATTGCAAAATAAAAAAGAGTTTGGCACATAAATGTAAATGCGAAATAGCTTCTTCTTAGTAGCTTCGGGTCTTCTTTACCAAGCCCCTTAGGGATCCTTAGTATATGTGCTTGGCCTCTGGGACCGTGCTGTTGATAGTAGGAGCTTTGGAGGTTCCCCTTTTGTCCCTCTGTTGCATGGCTTGCACTGGAAACTTGGGTTGGCCAGCAGGGACTTGGTCATTAGGGGTGGTCCTGGGATGATGGTAGCTGAAGGCATCCATGCGCTCATCACCGGGTTACTCAGGACATTTGAGGCCAAGGGTTGAAACAGCCTTGGGTCCTATGATTGAGGATGTACATACTGTGGAACATACAGCGAGAAGTACGAAGATGTACTATTCACCTCCTTGGGTTGGGAAGACTGAGATGTTGCCAAAGCAATCTCTTTCTACTTGTTGATGGTATGGTGGcaagttcttgtagtgtggccttatcttcaccacaaaataagtaGAATGGTTTTCTTGGAGGTGCGATGGTCCTGGCACCGAAGCTTCGACCTGCTCGTCCTCCTCTCAGTACCAGAGGACGAGTCGTGCCATGAGAAGACTGTTGCTAAGAGTTTGCCTATTGCTAGCTTGATTGAGCCTAAGATTGAATCACCTTTTCTTCACCTTGCATTGGGTTGTGAATGCTCCACACATGCCTTGGGTGAAATCTTCCCTCGAAGCCCTTGGCGACTTTGGTGTATCTATGCAATTCCTCCTTTCTTTGGCAGAAGTCATTGTCGGCCCTTATTTATTCATCCGTCTTATGTAGTAATTCCTCCAGAGAGTGTGGGGGCTGCCTTGCGAAGTATTGGGCTACTAGTCCTAGCCCGAGCCCCTTGACCATGGCTTCAATAACAATGTTATCTTGAACTACTGGTGCTTGAGCTCGAAGACGAAGGAACCTTTGGACAAACGACTGAAGGTATTGTCTAGATCTTGGGTACACTGTAACAGAGCTTCGGCGGTAACAGGCTTTGACTAGAAGCCTTGGAAGATGGTGAGTAGCATTTCTTTTGGCTTTTGCTACGACGTGATAGTCCTTGGCCGAAGTgacgaataccaggtctgagccacATTTCtgaccgccatgacgaaggattttgccatgactgttgagttaccaccatatgaagatatggtagctTCGTAACTCATGAGGAATTGCTTTGGGTCAGTTAAACCATTATACATTGGCAATGTAGGAGGTATGTACATTGGTGTCCAAGGTGTTGCCTGCAACTCTGGTGTCAATGGGGAAACTTCGTCATAGAGCAAATCTTGGAAGTTGAATTACTCTTGATGAAGATTGTTGTGATTATGATGTTCATAGTTCTGGTCCTTGTAATTGTGTTGATCATGTGCTCCAATATTTTGCATCTCTTCAACTGATTCATCAATCTTTCTCTGAAGCTCAGAAAGACAAAACACCTTCTCTCTTTGCTTCTCTATCTGCTGGTGGATTGCTTTGAGGTTATTGATCTCTTCTTCGAGTTACTCATCTTGTGGCTCCGGGTTGACGGCCTTTCTCTTTTTGTTTCTTCCCTCCCTAAGGAGAAGCTCATCCCCTTGGTTGGTGTCCAAGGTCCTGAGGACAGAAATAGTTGTCgctgccttcttcggcggcatgatgtaTGTAGTTGTGGTCATGGAATCACCAGAGGTGGGTGCTAATCTTGAATACTTGATTTCAATCCCCTAAAGGTATCGAAAcccaaggcaacacaagttaaatATGTAAACCTTTGTCTTTGTTTTTGACACTTCTTCGAAGTGTTAGCACGAAGGACGAAGTTCTTCAAAACGGAGATACGAACGGGACAATATGGAATGAATTGACAATAAACAACAGAGTTAGAAACTCATCTCACATGCCTGAGCATTTTCattctgtaaggaaaatggaccccagttcatttggctcaataggttttggtgtttgatgatcaacataacatgtggactaatgtgtttgctagtgtttgtgtttgtagttcacaggatgctaaagttacttggaccaaggcattTAGGAAagaaacacctcaaaagaagacattatgaagatcaagcaaagtccaagaaatAAAGACAACTTTTGCCATAGGCGGACTGTCTGGTctagagcaccagactgtccggtgccacacaccggactgtctggtgcaccagggaactgtaacccaacggctagttctaggtggcactggtggagagaaggaaccggactgtccggtgtgatacgcggactgttcggtgtgaaaAGCCTGCAGCGCCAATGGTCACTTGCGGTGTCAgatcaacggctaggcgcaccggacagggacaccggactgtctggtgcaccaccgtacTGTCCAGTGTACCGCAGAGAgcagcaacttttctccaactactagttttgtgttgggggctataaatacacccctaaccggccatttcaaggtgtgtgtgcccaagcaacataccaaggcatatagttgacatttccatgtgctcatacacccaagtgcttaatagaatcactcggtgattagcgtaggtgctttgcaaagtgcttaggttagttaggccgctttagcgcttgctctaggtgaatcctagttagttgagtgagtttagacaaaccaccaacccctcggctcttgcgcgagccattgtaattgtacagagtggggcgagagtcttgcgagaaccgtgacaaccgcgtttgtgtcacggccgccaccgtgtaccggagggaacgaggcccacgacgttttcagctggaagctcgatagtggagacggccgggagcgtccgagaggagctagAAATGGAGCACCACTTGAGCGTGGAGGaggccgcggctctctacggagttactcgaccctggcgcttggccctcgtgtgggcttccctttgtgtaggggcaccaacgagaatTAGTTAGGACCTTAcgtggtttcggatacctcggtaaaaataccggcatcatccacgagagtttgcatctctaccttgctctttagcttccacatttatattaaacatttaagtttcaatcttgtctttatacttataatgtttaggattgaaacttagctattgcggtagagatagcaacacatagacaaaatctagtttgcacattctagtttgattatttgcataggttttgctctagggatttatttgtggcctagtttagagaaagttctataagtcccaattcacccccctcttaggcgtcacatgTTTCCTTCACATTCCATCTTCTTTTATATCAAATAAGTTCACAAACATACCTTTGGCTCCTTAGTGTAAGGTGGCACAGAGGTTCTTCGAAGGCTAAGCAACATGAAGCTATGGCCCTTCAAATGGTGACTTTATGCAGggcactattcacctatttataggagaGAGGTATAGCTTTGTATGAAATTACAAGAACGCTAATAAACTTTACACACATGATTTATAGATAGAGTAAGGACATTCCTATCTTTTCTCTTTCGTTCTTGTTGTACAATGCTTAGATTTCTTCTCCCTCGTTACTTTGCATTCGAAGCTTTCTTCATGTCATGGTTATCGACTTTGGTCTACACCTTCACTGCCTTCGTGTAGCAGATGAAGCTTCTTTATATGCTAATTCGCCTTTTCTTGACAAAACTTTGTTCGCAATCTATCTTCGTTCATCAACATTAGTGACGGTTAAATGAGGACGTTCGGCAGAGTAGGCCCCAACAATAGTCATTCTACAAACTGGTAAGTATgtatcaaagaagtctttgctTTTTTGTGTATACCCCGTAGCCACATGCCTAGCCTTATACTTGTTAATAgtaccatcatgctgagctttttcttgaagacccACTTGAACCCAACTGGTTTGCAACCAAATGGGCGATCTACAATTTCCCAAGTTATGTTAATCATGATGGACTCCATCTCACTATGGACCACTTCTTTCCAATTGTATTCATTAGGAGATGCATATGCTTTTAGAATAGACTTGGGTGTATCATCCACGAGGTATACAGTGAAATCATCACTAAAGGAGTTTGGAATCATTTATCTCTTTCTCTTTTTAAAGTTGTTTGATCGTTCTCAACCTCTTTAGAATAGATTGGAATAAGGTGACTCATTTTCTTGATTTGAAGTATTATGTGTATCTTTCATAGGAAATATATTCTTAAAAGTGTAGCATCTCTAGATTTAATTATTGTATCAACAAGCACATAAAGTGATTTAGATTTGACAACTAGAAATATATAGGTGACGTTAGGATAAGCATAACCTAGAAAAACACGGTCAAATTTTTTTTTCCAAGTTTGTGTTTTTTATTTTTGTTATATGCCTTTCACAAAACAACCCCATGTACACAAATATGAAAGAGATTATTTTCTCCACTTCCACCCTTCATATAGTTTTCTCACTATTCTTCATAGGAACTCTATTTAATACATGATTCACCATTAGAATAGCCTCCCtcgaccatgccttagataaacccaTATTATCCAGCATAGCATTAAGTAGGTCAGTAATAATGTGAATCTTCCTTTTagcaactgaaagggaaatagggtcaaaccttttcatatatgattttggtggttgaattgcccaacacaaacaattggactaactagtttgctctagattataagttctacaggtgccaaaggttcaacacaaaccaataaaaagtccaagatagggttcaaaaagaaaggagcaaaaccaaccgaaggctgccctggtctggcgcaccggactgtccggtgtgccaccggacagtgtccgatgcaccagggagatcaactctaaactgctcagcttcgggtttttggagagccactccactataattcactggattgtccggtgtagcaccgaactgtccggtgtgccaagcggagcaacggtcgccagcgcaacggtcgagttcaacggtcgactgacacagctacagtgcgcggacagttcgcatagaggcagagcaggcgccagaaggcgcaccggacagtgatcaGAGACTGTCccatgcaccaccggactgtccggtggtcccagctgtcagagctccaatggtcgaaccctaacggttgggtgacgtggctggcgcaccggactgtccgatgcgcccatcgacagacagcctccccaacggccattttggtggttggggctataaatatcccccaaccaccacacttcaaggtatccaagttttcagccattgcattcattacaagagctctagacttcactccaagacacaaaacaagagatcaaatcctctcccaagtccggaatcactccaaacaattaatgactagtgagagagagatatttgtgttcatttgagttcttgtcgcttggattgcttttcttcttcctccattcttgttctcaagcaacttataatcaagcaagagacaccaagttgtggtggtccttataaggggtctaagtgacccgttgattaaggagaaaagctcactcgatctaggtgaccgtttgagagagggaaagggttgaaagagaccaggtctttgtgaccacctcaacggggagtaggtttgcaagaaccgaacctcggtaaaacaaatcaccgtgtcatctgttctatttctttggttgatttgttttcgccctctctttcgtactcgcctttatttctaacgctaacccgtcttgtagatcatgcttaaagtttataaatttcagatttgcctattcacccccctccagGCGACTTTCAGCAACCCCATGTGAATCTCCACCTCGATCTGACTTTAAGCTTTTAAATTCTCTTACCTAATTGATTCTCGAACTCAGTCTTATTGATTCTAAAGTAATGTaatgcttcatcttttgttttgagTAAGTACACGTGATAATATCTAGTGGCATCATCAATAGAAGTTACCATGTACTTCTTTCCTCCTTTATTCAATACTCCATTCATTTCATAAAGATCAAAATGTATGAGTTCTAAAAGTCTCGAATCCTTTTCCTCCACACCAAAGTGAGGTTTTCTTAGTTGCTTAGCTTGCACACAAGCTCTTCGAACCTTTGACCATAAACAGTTTAGGAATTAAACACATAGTAGATAGCTTAGAGATGCTTTGATAATTAACATGAAAAATGAGAGTGCCACGCATTAAGCTCGTTATTATTACCCAAATGATCAGCATGGTTTACAACTAAATTATTAAAAACTGAAAGAAAACGTGGGACAAGCCTATATGTTTATAGCCTTTATCAACAAATAGTATAAATTGAGACATTATTACTTTATCAAACTCAAAAACCAACGTAAACCATCTTGAAAAAGCAAAGAACCACTAACAAGGTTCTTGTTTATTGTTGGTGCATGCTGCATGTTTTGTTGTTGCACGATGTTCCCCGAAGTAATCTCTAGCTCGACCGTATCAAcaccatgaacagaagcatgtgagtCATTCCCCATCAAGATAGAGGCACAATTTTGTGGCTGGTAAGAAGAAAGTAGAGATAAATTAGCACAAACATGAATGTTAGGTCTTGTATCAACCTACTATTTAGTAGATTGACATGCCAAAACAACAGTATAAGTATTATCATACCATGTTTCTCTAGCATCGCTCACAACCATGTTGAAAAAATTATCATACCCTTGCATACTCTTTTTGTTGCCATTCCTATCATGGCATTTCTTGGTGAAGTGCCTAGTATTTCCATAGACATAGGAGACAATTTTTTTTCATGTTTGTCTCCTTAAAGTTTGTAGTCTGTATGATGTttggcttttcctttttcttctagAATGGTGTATGCTCTTAGTATTGGAATGTGCCTCATATGCCTTGGATGCACCATCCTTTGCTTGAGTCATTTCTTCAACATCAAGAGAGGCTAACACATTCTCAAAAGATATGTTTTCCCTCCTATGTTTCAAGGCCATGTCGAAATTCCTCTAAGTTAGAGGTAATTTAGCAATGATTCCCCTATCATAAATGCATTAGGCAAGATGCATCCAGGTTGCTAGAGCTCACCAACAATAATATGTATCTCATGAGATTGCTCAACCACAGAGCAGTCACAAATGATCTTGTAGTCATGATAACGCTTAATGATATACAACTCATGTCCAACATTAGAGGCATCATACATATGCTCAATAGACTATAAGAGCCTCTTTATGTTCATTTACACATCATAGAGTTTGTCAAATAACACACTTAAGATGTGGCCTGCTGCTATCACATTATCCTTGTCGAACTCCACCTATTTTTCAATGGTTAGAGGACATTTACAAAGCTTCACAACCTAAGATTTGTCCATAGGAGTGAGCCataaatcaagttttgtggatcatCTCTCAAAGTCCAATCCACCAAGCTTCTTAGATTTCATCGCATCAGCAAAACTATTACCCATTTTAAAGTGCTTAACAAGTTACTGGGTTGTTGGTTAATTGTCCATTTTTAAGATTAAATTAATTCATCAACCATTCACTACATAAACAATGGATAAACCCCACATAGCAAATAAAACATGTGCATGTAGTAGATTAAATCTATTTTGAacgtatctagtagaaataagagTGATGAACTCATCATTACTCATAGCGGAGATTGCTCAAGCCTGATCGAAGATGAGTTTGCAATATTGTTGAAGTCTATAGACGTCGCAGTGTAGGTCAACTCAATGAGACGTCATGTGATTGCTACCCAAAAACCTAATTCGCTCCAACTCGTGCATGTTCTTCAGTGGAGCGTGGTTTCAGAGACAACTCTTTTCATTATTATCATCATGTCGACGTCGAGGATAGATGAACTTGAGATCACGCTGCATCGAAGACTCCCTTGTCTAAAACCATAACCCGTAGTAGTTTGGTTATTTCTCATTTTTCTATGAGAATATCCTCTCTATTATATAGGGGAACTAGATAACCACGTGCAAAAGGATAGGCAACTAAAACTGACTTGGTTACGGTCTCTAGATCTAATGGATTCAATTCCAAACTGGTCATGCAAGGCAAAGTTAGAAAATGACTCGATTATGATCTCCACTGATGGATTCAGTTCCAAACTTTTCTTACACAATAAAGTCAAATTCATGAATGTACATTTGAGATTTATTCTAGAATTTATTGTTAAGTAAATAGTTCTAGCCTAACAAACTCCAATATGTATTACCAAGTATCATTGCTCCATTTCTCTTTAAACTTATATGAGAAATAAGGTTGGGTCATTTGCATTTTTGGAGTGTTTGTGATAGAATATGATGCCTGATCTTCCCTGAGGTgggataacttgattgggtggataTCTCGACGTTGATTATCCAAAGCTTCGGGCGAATGGCTCctcacaatcactacaccactgctccgttggttatcacccatggCACATGAATGACCTCGCCAAGAAGGCTTATCCCTCCAagtgcaatcaagaacacaagcaagaacaaataatattgatcacgaggtggggtctcacaaaccaatgaatggcgacactgttcgatgacataaTGAATCTAATCAAAAGCCAACCCTAATGGTGGTGGTGGCTACTAATAAAATAGGGTTTAGGGGCATGCAAGAATCCAAGACATGCCCCTAATGGCCTCCAACATGATACACGGGCCAACAGCCCAAAGGACGATGTCATAGCACCGGAACAGAATCTAGACGCTGACTAATTTTGACGATTCCCATTGACTCCGAAAGGATTTTAAGTCGAGACTAGTTGGGTTGGAAAGATTATCCCCTTagctttccatccatataaagaATGACACAAATAGAGTCGGTATGCATCCTAGTATCCATTTTAGTGCAAGCTAGACCTGGACCCCGAGGTGGAATCACAGTCTAGGTTGACTTCAACTCAATCTTGTTGTGGACTCCCTAGCTTCTCCCACTTGACACATTGGCCTTTCCCAGGTCCTTGTTTGTCCTCtctaaggttcctaatcatcaaaacatgcatggccccaagcgtaagctctaaaacacaattgactaagTTAGAACGAACATGGAGAATCAACCATCGTGCACGTGCTTGTGTTATTGGTCCATGCATTGTATTTATAGGAGTGTTGTCCTtatcatcctccccctcttgaattggagtcgtccttaACTCAAGCTCATCTTCCTCACCCACATATGGCTTTAAATATGAAATGTTAAAAGTGGGACTAACGCCAAATTCGGGAGGCAACTCAAGTGTATATGCATTATCATAGCAAGAACTTTGTAAGGTGTCATGAGTTTAGACTTTCTCAAATCAAGGAACCTATATTTTATCAATTGTACCCATAACAAATCACTAGGTACCAATTTTACTTCCCAACTTTATTGGCAGCAATGCGATACTTTTCAATTTGCAACTTAGTTGTTTCATGCAACTTATGAATAAATTTAGATCAGTGTGTAGCATCCAAGTTCAAAATTTCAAAAGGTGGTGAAGGTAGTAAATCAATTGGAGCACGACGATTAAACCCATACATTATCATAAACGAACTAAGCTTGGTTGTGAAATGAATGGAcctattataagcaaactcaatatgtggcaaacattcctcccacaaCCTCAAATTATCTTTCAAAATAGCTAGCAACATAGTAGATAAAGTGCGATTAACAACCTATGTTTGCCCATCAGTTTAGGAATGACAAGTGTAGAAAATAGCAATTTTGTCCCCAATTGAAACCAAAAAATTCCCTAAAAATGGCTAAACAACTTAGCATCCCTATCAGAAACAACAGTGTCGAGGAAAAGATCCACGGGCCCACCAATCAGAGAAAGTATTGGGGAAAAGGTCTCCGGGTTACCAAGGTCCACTAGTCAGCAGGAGGATAAGGGAACCGTCTAACCTGGAAGCACCTGCCACCTGATAAACCCTGAGGCACCGAGCCCGGAGTCGGGCAAGGCAGAGATAGAAAGGGGCGCCAGACGAACAGAGAGGAAGCCACTCGAGTGGATTCCTCGCTTGGCCCAAGAATTACCAGCCATAAATGACCGATCGCATTAACTATGCCTGGCACCGAGCCACAGTAGGAGAGCCGGTCCGCCTCCCACTAATGACCTATGAGCCCCTTAGCCTGCGGTGCACTCATGACCTATGAGCCCCTCGACGTGCGGTGCACTCATGACCTATTAATCCTAGGCCTAAGTGTGTAGGCTAGCAACAGGACCTACAATACGACAAGCCACGTCGAGTCCTAGGCTACAAAGGCCCGGGTCGGTGTGGCGTAGAGGCAGTAAAAATGGCACCACGCTGCCCATACCGCCTGCCATAAATGACACAGCCATGGAAGCCTAAACGACCAGGGTGCAAGGCGACAATCATGATTTACGAGGGTAGAACACCTTGTTTTACCATGGCCCGGTAGCTCCTTCTAAGAGGAGCTGGCAGCCGACCCTCGCCTTGGTCTATAAAAAGGGAGGGTCAAAGATGGACACAACAGAGGCCACACGAGAGACACAACACACAAGGGACAAACGAACCAGAACACCTAGAGGACCAAGAGGCAGGAGGCAAGGAGCTAACCACCGCCTAAAGCTTAGTAGAGAGCTTTAATCTCGTAGTCCTTATGTTTAGCCACACAAAAGAGACTTGGGAGCTCTTCTTCCTTCTCTCGCCCACTTGTAATCTCTACTATGAGCATTGAGCAACAACGATGCCAAGCCACCAAAGACTAGATATATAGATGTTCTGTCCAAACCAGTATAAACCTCGCACCCTCTTAGCACACCATCCAGAACCTAGAACGCACACAAACAAATTTACTTGTCGAAGCTATGTTTGAAACACCGATAGTTGGAGCGTCGGATAGGGCCTTGCGCGTTCTCGATGAACTCTCCAGGCTCGGGATGCCCAGCAACACCAATGACATAGTTTGGGCCCTAGGAACGACCACCCGTTTTGGAAGTTTCAACTTCGCCATTGACGACAGGGGAACAATGATCAAGGCCCCGAAAGTCTTACACATATGCTTTGACATAAAACAGACGAGATGATAATTTTAAGCACAGTCTAAAATTCACTCCAACAGGAAGTCAAATCTAGAACCTGAGAAGTACTACTAAAACCCCCCGGAGCTAGATGCCCCTTCGCTTTTAGAGATTCTTGAAACTGCCACAAGTGATATAGATGTCTTTCAATACTTCAAAGGTGAAATGTCTAATTTTATAAGTGAAGGGATGAAATGGACAAGCAATTACAAGGGTTAAATAAACTTATATGCGTGATACCAACAACTCATAAAAACAATCATCTCGAGCCATTTAGGCATGCCATCGTACAATACAACAAACCACACAGGAGAAACATGTTAACGTAAAAAGGAAGGACTGGCAAGATTCAGAAGCCTTTTTCAGATCCAAAGAAGGCCTCTCCGTATTTTGTACAGACAATTCGACCACGTGCTACATTCCACAGCCATTCAACAATTTCTGGGTATTACAATTAGCTTTACGGCACCGCGTTGCTTTGCTGCTACCATAAGCAGCGACCTTGTCCAGAAACCATTCAAAAATACTATGTTTTATAACATCCTATATTTATCATCTGGAGGCCATCGACCAGAAATTCAAGATACAGGATGGCGCCAGCGCAAACCAGCTTATAAAAGCCAATGCTGTGGCGGTCTCGAAACTTGCACAGTGATTCTCTGCACATATGTTGAGATCATTACCGATGAGAACAGTGATTCCTGCTGAAGCACATGCCGCGCCCAAGGTTATTGTACCTGTGATCTACAAATAAACTTAAAAGGTCATTCACAAGATAGTTCATAGAAGATGATTCCTTTAATCAAGAAACAAATCTACACGACCATAACTTTTATCATCTATTGATATGTTTACAACTCTTCAATGTACAACAAATTATAGATAATTAACCCATCCGTTTTTAAGTTTTTAAATACATGACATATTTTTTTTGCACAAACTTGACCAACAATATTTAATCAATTACTAATTAAGTAAAGTGAAAAGACTACCACGACATCTGTCATCAAAAGTATGGCTTGTATGTCTGTCTATTTGTGCAAGTACAAATATTCATAGAATAGACGAATAGTCAAATGAGTGAAAAAAAGTACAACAGTGTTATATATTTTACAAAACAGAGTTTTTTTACAGGGTAGAATGAAATGATATTACTCACCCCATCTCCGATAGTAAATATACATACAGCTCGGGCATTTCTCAACGATCGCTTGACAAGAAGTGCATAAATGTCGACAAAGGCTAGCAAAAGGCTCCACAAGCACTGCAAAATGGCTGCTGCGACAAGGTAGCTGATCAAAAGAAAACCATCAGTTCATTGTGTAGACGAATACATAGAGAAATACATATAAATCACTAATTAACAAAAAAAAGCAGGCATCACCACTCTACTCCTAAGGATCTATTTTGACCCCATACAATGGTATTAGGGCTGAACCAGGACTGATCTGATCCTTAGCGTGTGTTTGGTTCGAAGGACCATCGGGGATGAGATAATCCCCAATTTGTTGGTGTTTGGTTGTGGAACCAACTGAGGACAGGATCACCCCAGGGGAATATTCTGCCAATATTCAGGTCTTCTCTTCCATGACCAGACTTATTTCAAGAGGACAGCCTCATCCTTCATCGACGCTGTCGTCGTCCGTCTCCTTTGTCCCGCATAGGCTCAGCTCTTCTCTTCCATGACCAGACTTCCTCTCTTCCTCAGCACTCCTCCGTGGATGCAGAAAAGGAGGGGCAGCTTCCTGGAAACGCAGAGGATGCT is a genomic window of Zea mays cultivar B73 chromosome 5, Zm-B73-REFERENCE-NAM-5.0, whole genome shotgun sequence containing:
- the LOC100276927 gene encoding CASP-like protein 5A3 isoform X1, encoding MRASRPAVHPVEAAPPPPAAAAEGPEAQVEGAAHPRGVRMKDPPGAPGTPAGLGLRLAQAFFAAAALAVMASTNDFPSVSAFRVEFEIEDEIADLLEMALICYLVAAAILQCLWSLLLAFVDIYALLVKRSLRNARAVCIFTIGDGITGTITLGAACASAGITVLIGNDLNICAENHCASFETATALAFISWFALAPSCILNFWSMASR
- the LOC100276927 gene encoding CASP-like protein 5A3, which translates into the protein MRASRPAVHPVEAAPPPPAAAAEGPEAQVEGAAHPRGVRMKDPPGAPGTPAGLGLRLAQAFFAAAALAVMASTNDFPSVSAFSYLVAAAILQCLWSLLLAFVDIYALLVKRSLRNARAVCIFTIGDGITGTITLGAACASAGITVLIGNDLNICAENHCASFETATALAFISWFALAPSCILNFWSMASR